In one Dama dama isolate Ldn47 chromosome 5, ASM3311817v1, whole genome shotgun sequence genomic region, the following are encoded:
- the CHD3 gene encoding chromodomain-helicase-DNA-binding protein 3 isoform X1, with protein MASPLRDEEEEEEEMVVSEEEDEEEEEGDEEEEEVEAADEDYEEDDDEGVLGRGPGHDRGRDRHSPPGCHLFPPPPPPPPLPPPPPPPPPDKDDIRLLPSALGVKKRKRGPKKQKENKPGKPRKRKKLDSEEEFGSERDEYREKSESGGSEYGTGPGRKRRRKHREKKEKKTKRRKKGEGEGGQKQVEQKSSATLLLTWGLEDVEHVFSEEDYHTLTNYKAFSQFMRPLIAKKNPKIPMSKMMTILGAKWREFSANNPFKGSAAAVAAAAAAAAAAVAEQVSAAVSSATPIATSGPPALPPPPAADIQPPPIRRAKTKEGKGPGHKRRSKSPRVPDGRKKLRGKKMAPLKIKLGLLGGKRKKGGSYVLQSDEGPEPEAEESDLDSGSVHSASGRPDGPIRTKKLKRGRPGRKKKKVLGCPAVPGEEEIDGYETDHQDYCEVCQQGGEIILCDTCPRAYHLVCLDPELDRAPEGKWSCPHCEKEGVQWEAKEEEEDYEEEGEEEGEKEEEDDHMEYCRVCKDGGELLCCDACISSYHIHCLNPPLPDIPNGEWLCPRCTCPVLKGRVQKILHWRWGEPPVAVPAAQQADGNPDAPPPRPLQGRSEREFFVKWVGLSYWHCSWAKELQLEIFHLVMYRNYQRKNDMDEPPPLDYGSGEDDGKSDKRKVKDPHYAEMEEKYYRFGIKPEWMTVHRIINHSMDKKGNYHYLVKWRDLPYDQSTWEEDEMNIPEYEDHKQSYWRHRELIMGEDPAQPRKYKKKKKELQGDGPPSSPTNDPTVKYETQPRFITATGGTLHMYQLEGLNWLRFSWAQGTDTILADEMGLGKTIQTIVFLYSLYKEGHTKGPFLVSAPLSTIINWEREFQMWAPKFYVVTYTGDKDSRAIIRENEFSFEDNAIKGGKKAFKMKREAQVKFHVLLTSYELITIDQAALGSIRWACLVVDEAHRLKNNQSKFFRVLNGYKIDHKLLLTGTPLQNNLEELFHLLNFLTPERFNNLEGFLEEFADISKEDQIKKLHDLLGPHMLRRLKADVFKNMPAKTELIVRVELSPMQKKYYKYILTRNFEALNSRGGGNQVSLLNIMMDLKKCCNHPYLFPVAAMESPKLPSGAYEGGALIKASGKLMLLQKMLRKLKEQGHRVLIFSQMTKMLDLLEDFLDYEGYKYERIDGGITGALRQEAIDRFNAPGAQQFCFLLSTRAGGLGINLATADTVIIFDSDWNPHNDIQAFSRAHRIGQANKVMIYRFVTRASVEERITQVAKRKMMLTHLVVRPGLGSKAGSMSKQELDDILKFGTEELFKDENEGENKEEDSSVIHYDNEAIARLLDRNQDATEDTDVQNMNEYLSSFKVAQYVVREEDKIEEIEREIIKQEENVDPDYWEKLLRHHYEQQQEDLARNLGKGKRVRKQVNYNDAAQEDQDNQSEYSVGSEEEDEDFDERPEGRRQSKRQLRNEKDKPLPPLLARVGGNIEVLGFNTRQRKAFLNAVMRWGMPPQDAFTTQWLVRDLRGKTEKEFKAYVSLFMRHLCEPGADGSETFADGVPREGLSRQQVLTRIGVMSLVKKKVQEFEHINGRWSMPELMPDPSADSKRSSRASSPTKTSPTTPEASAANSPCTSKPATPAPSEKGDGIRTPLEKDEAENQEEKPEKNSRIGEKMETEADTPSPAPSLGERLEPRKMPLEDEVPGVTGEMEPEPGYRGDREKSASESTPGERGEEKPMDGQEHRERPEGETGDLGKRAEDVKGDRELRPGPPRDEPRSNGRREEKAEKPRFMFNIADGGFTELHTLWQNEERAAISSGKLNEIWHRRHDYWLLAGIVLHGYARWQDIQNDAQFAIINEPFKTEANKGNFLEMKNKFLARRFKLLEQALVIEEQLRRAAYLNLSQEPAHPAMALHARFAEAECLAESHQHLSKESLAGNKPANAVLHKGKGRGGPARGRAHNAASEPAGGVAERHEGGRDPPASHAVPNTPHRSPPSDVRAQHPQPAGQQGHGASPHTGLPPGSVRYTSGVRGGLQRRTRRGPGRRRRQLQPDASRVLHHSRHQRPSSAGEEGEGNGGGTGGRRAGSEGAPNRGGDLYRRLTGSQACPSPRSRPRGRPPAQAPGPAANSPPSPPLGPPLG; from the exons ATAAGGATGACATTCGACTGCTGCCTTCAGCATTGGGTGTGAAGAAGAGAAAGCGAGGACCCAAGAAACAGAAGGAGAACAAGCCAGGAAAGCCCCGGAAACGCAAGAAGCTC GACAGCGAGGAGGAATTTGGCTCTGAGCGAGATGAGTATCGGGAGAAGTCAGAGAGTGGAGGCAGTGAATATGGAACCGGACCAGGTCGGAAACGGAGACGGAAGCAccgagaaaaaaaggagaagaagacaaAGCGGAGGAaaaaaggggagggagagggggggcAAAAG CAAGTGGAACAGAAGTCATCAGCAACCCTGCTTCTGACCTGGGGCCTGGAGGATGTGGAACATGTGTTCTCCGAGGAAGATTACCACACACTCACCAACTACAAAGCCTTCAGCCAATTCATGAG GCCCCTGATTGCTAAGAAGAATCCTAAGATCCCAATGTCTAAGATGATGACCATTCTCGGGGCCAAGTGGAGAGAGTTCAGCGCCAACAACCCCTTCAAGGGGTCGGCGGCTGCTGTggcagcggcggcagcagcagcagcggcagctgtAGCTGAGCAGGTGTCAGCCGCTGTCTCTTCAGCCACCCCCATAGCAACTTCCGGACCCCCCGCCCTTCCACCACCCCCTGCTGCTGATATCCAGCCCCCACCCATCCGAAGAGCCAAAACCAAAGAGGGCAAAG GTCCAGGCCACAAGCGGCGGAGTAAGAGCCCCCGAGTGCCCGACGGACGCAAGAAGCTTCGGGGAAAGAAGATGGCACCACTCAAAATCAAGCTAGGGCTGCTGGGTGGCAAGAGAAAGAAGGGCGGCTCG TATGTTTTGCAGAGTGACGAGGGCCCCGAACCGGAGGCCGAGGAGTCAGACCTGGACAGTGGCAGTGTCCACAGTGCCTCCGGCCGCCCCGACGGCCCCATCCGCACCAAGAAGCTAAAACGAGGCCGGCccggaaggaagaagaagaagg TTCTGGGCTGTCCTGCCGTGCCTGGGGAGGAGGAGATTGACGGCTACGAGACAGATCACCAGGATTACTGTGAGGTGTGCCAGCAGGGTGGGGAGATCATTCTGTGTGACACCTGCCCTCGTGCCTACCACCTCGTCTGCCTTGATCCTGAGCTTGACCGGGCTCCTGAGGGCAAGTGGAGCTGCCCTCACTGT gagaaggagGGAGTCCAGTGGGAggccaaggaggaggaggaagactatgaagaggagggggaggaggaaggggagaaggaggaagaggacgaCCACATGGAGTATTGCCGCGTGTGCAAGGACGGTGGGGAGCTGCTGTGCTGCGACGCCTGCATCTCCTCCTACCACATCCACTGTTTGAACCCCCCACTGCCCGACATCCCCAATGGCGAATGGCTCTGTCCCCGATGCACT TGTCCTGTGCTGAAAGGCCGTGTGCAGAAGATCCTGCACTGGCGGTGGGGGGAGCCACCCGTGGCCGTGCCAGCTGCCCAGCAGGCAGACGGGAATCCGGATGCCCCACCACCACGACCTCTTCAAGGCAGATCCGAGCGAGAGTTCTTTGTCAAGTGGGTGGGCCTGTCCTACTGGCACTGCTCCTGGGCCAAGGAGCTGCAG CTGGAAATCTTCCACTTGGTGATGTACCGAAACTACCAACGGAAGAATGACATGGATGAGCCCCCACCCCTGGACTATGGCTCTGGTGAGGACGATGGCAAGAGCGACAAGCGCAAGGTGAAGGACCCGCACTATGCTGAGATGGAGGAGAAGTACTATCGTTTTGGCATCAAGCCAGAGTGGATGACCGTCCACCGGATCATCAACCACAG TATGGATAAAAAGGGGAATTACCACTATCTAGTGAAATGGAGGGACTTGCCCTATGACCAGTCCACATGGGAGGAAGATGAAATGAACATCCCTGAATATGAAGACCACAAGCAGAGCTACTGGAGACACCG AGAACTAATTATGGGGGAGGACCCTGCCCAGCCCCGCAAgtataagaagaagaagaaggagctgCAGGGTGATGGGCCTCCCAGTTCTCCTACTAACGAT CCTACAGTGAAATATGAGACTCAGCCACGCTTCATCACAGCCACAGGAGGCACACTACACATGTATCAGCTGGAAGGACTGAACTGGCTCCGCTTCTCGTGGGCCCAGGGCACTGATACCATTCTGGCTGACGAAATGGGGCTGGGCAAGACCATACAGACCATCGTCTTCCTCTACTCACTCTATAAGGAG GGCCACACAAAGGGTCCCTTCCTGGTGAGTGCCCCACTCTCCACCATCATCAACTGGGAGCGGGAGTTCCAGATGTGGGCACCCAAGTTCTATGTGGTGACATACACGGGTGACAAGGACAGTCGAGCCATCATTCGTGAGAATGAGTTTTCCTTTGAGGACAATGCCATCAAAGGTGGCAAGAAAGCTTTTAAGATGAAG AGGGAGGCACAGGTGAAGTTCCATGTTCTCCTGACATCATATGAGTTGATCACCATTGATCAGGCAGCTCTCGGCTCCATCCGCTGGGCCTGTCTCGTGGTGGACGAGGCCCATCGGCTCAAGAACAACCAGTCCAAG TTTTTCAGGGTCCTCAATGGCTACAAGATAGATCATAAGTTGCTGCTGACAGGGACTCCATTGCAGAATAATCTGGAGGAGCTCTTCCATCTGCTGAACTTCCTTACCCCAGAGAGGTTTAA CAacctggagggcttcctggaggagtttGCTGACATATCCAAAGAAGACCAGATTAAGAAACTTCATGACTTGCTGGGGCCACACATGCTGCGGAGGCTTAAGGCAGATGTCTTTAAGAACATGCCAGCCAAGACAGAGCTCATCGTTCGCGTGGAGCTGAGCCCCATGCAGAA GAAATACTACAAGTATATCCTGACCCGAAATTTTGAGGCCTTGAATTCACGAGGTGGTGGGAACCAGGTGTCGCTGCTGAACATCATGATGGATCTTAAGAAGTGCTGCAACCATCCGTACCTCTTTCCTGTGGCTGCTATG GAGTCCCCCAAACTTCCCAGTGGGGCTTATGAGGGTGGGGCACTTATTAAGGCATCTGGGAAGCTCATGCTGCTGCAGAAGATGCTGCGAAAGCTGAAGGAGCAAGGACACAGAGTGCTCATCTTCTCGCAG aTGACCAAAATGTTAGACTTACTGGAGGACTTCTTAGACTACGAAGGCTACAAGTATGAGCGCATCGATGGCGGCATCACTGGTGCCCTGAGGCAGGAGGCCATTGACCGCTTCAATG CTCCTGGGGCCCAACAATTCTGTTTCCTCCTGTCCACCCGGGCCGGGGGCCTGGGCATTAATCTGGCCACTGCTGACACTGTCATCATCTTCGATTCAGACTGGAACCCCCATAATGATATCCAG GCCTTCAGCCGCGCTCATCGGATCGGCCAGGCCAACAAAGTGATGATTTACCGGTTTGTGACTCGTGCCTCCGTGGAAGAGCGAATCACACAGGTGGCCAAGAGAAAGATGATGCTGACACATCTGGTGGTGCGGCCCGGGCTGGGCTCCAAGGCGGGCTCCATGTCCAAGCAGGAGCTGGACGACATCCTCAAATTTGGTACCGAGGAGCTATTTAAGGATGAAAATGAGG GTGAGAACAAGGAGGAGGACAGCAGTGTGATTCACTACGACAATGAGGCCATTGCTCGGCTCTTGGACCGGAACCAGGATGCAACTGAGGACACTGATGTACAGAACATGAACGAGTATCTCAGCTCCTTCAAGGTGGCCCAGTATGTGGTGCGGGAAGAAGACAAG ATTGAGGAAATTGAACGAGAGATCATCAAGCAGGAAGAGAACGTTGACCCCGACTACTGGGAGAAGCTGCTGCGGCACCACTATGAGCAACAGCAGGAAGACCTGGCACGGAACCTCGGCAAGGGCAAGCGGGTCCGCAAGCAGGTCAACTACAATGACGCTGCTCAGGAGGACCAAG ATAACCAGTCAGAATACTCAGTGGGatcagaggaggaggatgaagactTTGATGAGCGTCCTGAAG GGCGTCGACAGTCAAAGAGGCAGCTTCGGAATGAAAAGGATAAGCCACTGCCTCCACTGCTGGCTCGAGTTGGGGGCAACATTGAG GTGCTGGGATTCAACACCCGTCAGCGGAAGGCCTTCCTCAACGCGGTGATGCGCTGGGGCATGCCCCCACAGGACGCCTTCACCACCCAGTGGCTGGTGCGGGACCTCAGGGGCAAAACTGAGAAAGAGTTCAA GGCTTATGTGTCTTTGTTCATGCGCCATCTCTGTGAGCCCGGGGCGGACGGCTCTGAAACCTTTGCTGACGGAGTCCCTCGGGAGGGGCTGAGTCGCCAGCAAGTGTTGACCCGCATTGGAGTCATGTCTCTTGTCAAGAAAAAG GTACAGGAGTTCGAGCACATCAATGGGCGCTGGTCTATGCCGGAGCTGATGCCTGACCCCAGTGCTGACTCCAAGCGCTCCTCCAGAGCCTCCTCTCCTACCAAAACATCTCCCACCACTCCGGAAGCCTCGGCTGCAAATAGTCCTTGCACCTCGAAACCTG CTACTCCAGCTCCCAGTGAGAAAGGAGATGGCATAAGGACACctctggagaaggatgaagcagaAAACCAGGAGGAGAAGCCAGAAAAGAATAGCAGGATTGGGGAGAAGATGGAGACAGAG GCTGatacccccagcccagccccatccCTGGGAGAGCGGCTGGAGCCAAGGAAGATGCCTCTAGAGGATGAGGTGCCAGGGGTAACTGGAGAGATGGAGCCTGAACCTGGGTACCGGGGGGACAGAGAGAAGTCAG CCTCAGAGTCGACGCCAGGAGAGAGGGGGGAGGAGAAGCCGATGGATGGACAGGAACACAGGGAGAGGCCGGAGGGGGAAACAGGGGATTTGGGCAAGAGAG CAGAAGATGTGAAAGGGGACCGGGAGCTTCGGCCTGGGCCTCCTCGAGATGAGCCACGGTCCAATGGGCGACGtgaggagaaggcagagaaaccGCGGTTCATGTTCAACATTGCAGATGGTGGCTTCACAG AGCTTCACACGCTGTGGCAGAATGAGGAGCGGGCAGCTATTTCCTCGGGGAAACTCAACGAGATATGGCACCGAAGACACGACTATTGGCTCCTGGCTGGGATTGTCCT CCATGGCTACGCACGGTGGCAGGACATCCAGAATGATGCTCAGTTTGCCATTATCAATGAGCCATTTAAAACTGAAGCCAATAAGGGGAACTTTCTGGAGATGAAAAATAAGTTCCTGGCCCGGAGATTCAAG CTCCTGGAGCAGGCGCTGGTGATTGAGGAGCAGCTGCGGCGGGCGGCCTACCTGAACCTGTCACAGGAGCCGGCGCACCCCGCCATGGCCCTCCACGCCCGCTTCGCCGAGGCCGAGTGCCTGGCCGAGAGCCACCAGCACCTCTCCAAGGAGTCGCTGGCGGGGAACAAGCCGGCCAACGCCGTCCTGCACAAGGGTAAGGGCCGCGGCGGCCCCGCGCGGGGGAGGGCCCACAACGCTGC TTCTGAACCAGCTGGAGGAGTTGCTGAGCGACATGAAGGCGGACGTGACCCGCCTGCCAGCCACGCTGTCCCGAATACCCCCCATCGCAGCCCGCCTTCAGATGTCCGAGCGCAGCATCCTCAGCCGGCTGGCCAGCAAGGGCACGGAGCCTCACCCCACACCG GCCTTCCCCCCGGGTCCGTACGCTACACCTCCGGGGTACGGGGCGGCCTTCAGCGCCGCACCCGTCGGGGCCCTGGCCGCCGCAGGCGCCAATTACAGCCAGATGCCAGCAGGGTCCTTCATCACAG CCGCCACCAACGGCCCTCCAGTGCTggtgaagaaggagaaggaaatggtggggGCACTGGTGGCAGACGGGCTGGATCGGAAGGAGCCCCGAACCGGGGAGGTGATCTGTATAGACGACTGACCGGATCCCAGGCCTGCCCTTCACCCAGGTCCCGGCCCCGAGGTCGACCCCCAGCTCAGGCTCCGGGGCCTGCTGCCAATTCTCCACCTTCCCCACCCCTTGGGCCACCACTGGGCTAG